The Pseudobythopirellula maris genome has a window encoding:
- a CDS encoding TolC family protein, giving the protein MDILNKTVWAAPLLLAIGCATSAHKVASTASSSGKVFSEDENSVTQVDYREPASTELVQPRGAVRKERNIDAPPLGEELLPPLRLPDTVGLTLAAIEQMAFANNPAIAQSEARIRALRGKWVQAGLPPNPTAGYTGGEIGNDGGAGQNGLYVGQNFITAHKLQRDRAVVAAEIDKAEQDLVSSRRRVQTDAQRAYYEALLAQKRVELAEELGRIADEAVSSSQSLVDAEEIPLAGLLQTEVQQQNTRVLLRTSENGRYRAWRNLTAVIGGADLPIQPLVGDVGQLPVSLEWTEQLSRLKQQSPEIAAAFANVDRARRALDRASVEAVPNVSTQFSVQYDDGTGDTIAGVQVGMPIPLWNRNQGGIRQAQAEVTEALRNAARVELDLNQRLADVFQQYADAQVTAETYSSDILPRSQRTLDLVQKGYQQGEVGYLDLLTAQQTFSQANLAYLDAVGDLWQSYVRIEGLLLEGSLSKGTD; this is encoded by the coding sequence ATGGATATACTCAATAAGACGGTTTGGGCAGCGCCGCTCTTGCTAGCCATTGGTTGCGCGACGAGTGCGCACAAAGTGGCCAGCACAGCGAGCTCTTCTGGCAAAGTATTCTCTGAGGACGAGAATTCCGTCACTCAGGTCGACTATCGGGAGCCGGCTTCAACAGAATTAGTCCAACCGCGGGGTGCTGTACGCAAAGAACGCAACATTGACGCGCCGCCCCTCGGTGAAGAACTGCTCCCACCACTACGGCTGCCCGATACCGTGGGCTTGACGCTTGCTGCTATCGAGCAGATGGCTTTTGCAAATAATCCTGCCATCGCTCAATCGGAAGCACGGATCCGGGCGCTCCGCGGCAAGTGGGTTCAAGCCGGACTGCCACCCAACCCCACCGCAGGGTACACCGGCGGTGAGATCGGCAACGACGGGGGGGCGGGACAGAACGGCCTGTATGTTGGTCAGAACTTCATTACGGCTCACAAGTTGCAGCGTGATCGCGCCGTGGTTGCTGCGGAGATCGACAAGGCGGAGCAGGATTTGGTTTCGTCCCGGCGACGCGTTCAAACCGACGCGCAGCGGGCTTACTATGAAGCCCTGCTTGCTCAAAAGAGAGTCGAGCTGGCGGAAGAGTTAGGACGCATTGCGGATGAAGCGGTCAGTTCCTCCCAATCGCTGGTCGATGCCGAAGAGATCCCCTTAGCAGGACTGCTGCAAACCGAGGTGCAGCAACAAAACACGAGGGTGCTGCTTCGCACCTCGGAGAACGGGCGGTATCGGGCGTGGCGCAATCTTACGGCGGTGATCGGCGGAGCAGACCTGCCGATCCAACCCCTCGTCGGCGACGTAGGTCAACTCCCAGTCTCGCTCGAATGGACCGAACAGCTCTCCCGCCTCAAGCAACAGAGCCCCGAGATAGCTGCGGCTTTCGCGAACGTTGATCGAGCCCGCCGGGCACTCGACCGTGCGAGCGTTGAGGCGGTCCCAAACGTTAGCACGCAATTCAGCGTGCAGTACGACGACGGCACGGGCGATACGATTGCCGGCGTACAAGTCGGCATGCCGATACCGCTGTGGAACAGGAACCAGGGCGGCATCCGTCAAGCGCAAGCCGAAGTGACGGAAGCCTTGCGCAACGCAGCGCGTGTCGAGCTCGATCTCAATCAACGGTTGGCCGACGTCTTCCAGCAGTACGCCGACGCGCAGGTGACCGCCGAGACCTACAGCAGTGACATACTCCCCCGCTCCCAACGGACGCTAGACCTTGTGCAGAAAGGGTATCAGCAAGGGGAGGTCGGCTATCTCGATCTGCTTACGGCTCAGCAGACCTTCTCGCAGGCGAACCTCGCTTACCTGGATGCCGTAGGGGATCTCTGGCAGAGCTACGTGCGGATCGAAGGCCTCTTGCTGGAAGGCAGTCTCAGCAAGGGAACCGATTAG
- a CDS encoding ABC transporter permease, producing MHKFIPYVIKSLWRHRARTLLTVSGTAVALLVFCFIGAVQQGLLALTSGDDAGRTLIVFQENRFCPQSSRLPQDYASDIKKLAGVTDVVPIKVFTNNCRASLDAIVFQGMEPEKLKAWRDFDLQSGDWASFSKQDDAALVGVDVANRRGLNVGDKFTIGDVTVVVRGVFQSPTAAENNLILTQLEFLQRARGASDVGTVTQLEVHLNDTVDPEALAKQIDQAFHAGPVGTTTRTKGMFQADTLADLAELIGFVHWLGYACVGLVLSLVATTTVMAVQDRIKEHAVLQTLGLRPLRVFGLVLTESLLLSTLGGVLGVGGSVLLLSLTGMSVAAEGVTIAFEPSLTLALQGVLVAVVVGVIAGIAPGWQASRTEIVSALRHA from the coding sequence ATGCACAAGTTCATCCCCTACGTTATCAAAAGCCTGTGGCGGCACCGTGCCCGCACGCTGCTGACCGTGAGCGGCACGGCGGTGGCGTTGCTCGTGTTCTGCTTTATCGGCGCCGTGCAGCAGGGTTTGCTCGCGCTCACGTCCGGGGACGACGCAGGGCGGACCCTCATCGTCTTTCAGGAAAACCGTTTCTGCCCCCAGAGCAGCCGGTTGCCGCAGGACTACGCAAGCGATATTAAGAAGCTGGCCGGCGTGACCGATGTCGTTCCGATCAAGGTCTTCACGAACAATTGCCGTGCGAGCCTCGACGCCATCGTCTTTCAAGGGATGGAGCCCGAGAAGCTGAAGGCGTGGCGAGACTTCGATCTTCAGTCGGGAGACTGGGCGTCGTTCAGCAAGCAAGACGACGCGGCTCTCGTGGGCGTCGATGTCGCCAATCGGCGCGGGCTGAACGTCGGAGATAAGTTCACGATCGGCGACGTGACCGTCGTGGTGCGCGGCGTCTTCCAGTCGCCGACCGCGGCGGAGAACAACCTCATCCTCACCCAGCTCGAATTCCTGCAACGGGCACGAGGGGCAAGCGATGTGGGCACGGTTACGCAGCTAGAAGTCCACCTCAACGACACGGTCGACCCCGAGGCGTTGGCGAAGCAGATCGACCAAGCGTTCCATGCCGGCCCGGTGGGGACAACGACCCGCACCAAAGGGATGTTCCAGGCCGACACGCTGGCCGATCTCGCAGAACTGATCGGCTTTGTCCACTGGCTCGGATACGCCTGTGTGGGACTCGTGCTGTCGCTCGTCGCCACCACCACGGTCATGGCCGTGCAGGATCGGATCAAGGAGCACGCTGTGCTTCAGACACTGGGGCTACGCCCCTTGCGCGTTTTCGGCTTGGTGCTGACCGAGAGTCTGCTGCTGAGCACGTTGGGTGGCGTCTTGGGCGTTGGGGGCAGCGTATTGCTGCTCTCTTTGACGGGCATGTCTGTCGCGGCTGAGGGGGTCACGATTGCGTTTGAGCCCTCCCTCACGCTTGCCCTTCAAGGCGTCCTGGTGGCCGTTGTTGTTGGCGTCATTGCCGGGATTGCGCCCGGATGGCAGGCTTCTCGGACAGAGATCGTCTCGGCACTGCGGCACGCCTAA
- a CDS encoding ABC transporter ATP-binding protein produces the protein MSLVEVSNVTKEYANGDETIRPLDGVSLTVEKGDYVSLMGASGSGKSTLLNLIAGIDRATSGNIVVADTDITKLSRGKLADWRAAHIGYIFQTHNLIPVLTAYENVELPLLLLPMSPAERRKRVEIALEAVDLTSRATHYPRQMSGGQEQRVGIARAIVANPTVVVADEPTGSLDDETTEQILQLLERVNNELGMTLLMVTHDAEAGSRAKRRIRLERSRLVENGTAIPTDPGQTAKLRSA, from the coding sequence ATGTCCCTCGTCGAAGTATCCAACGTGACCAAAGAGTACGCCAACGGTGATGAGACCATCCGTCCCTTGGATGGGGTCAGCCTCACGGTCGAAAAGGGCGATTACGTATCCTTGATGGGCGCCAGCGGCTCAGGCAAGAGCACACTGCTGAACCTGATCGCGGGGATCGACCGGGCAACCTCGGGCAATATCGTCGTCGCCGACACCGACATCACGAAGCTCTCACGCGGCAAACTGGCCGACTGGCGTGCGGCGCACATCGGTTACATCTTCCAGACGCACAACCTGATTCCCGTGCTGACTGCCTACGAGAACGTCGAGCTGCCGCTCCTGCTGCTACCGATGTCTCCCGCCGAGCGACGCAAGCGGGTCGAGATCGCCCTGGAGGCCGTCGACCTCACATCGCGTGCCACGCACTACCCCCGGCAGATGTCAGGCGGCCAGGAGCAGCGGGTAGGTATCGCGCGAGCGATCGTGGCCAACCCCACCGTGGTGGTTGCCGATGAACCGACGGGCAGCCTCGACGACGAAACCACCGAGCAGATATTGCAACTGCTAGAGCGCGTGAACAACGAACTCGGCATGACGCTCCTGATGGTTACCCACGACGCCGAGGCGGGCTCGAGGGCGAAGCGACGGATCCGCCTCGAACGCAGCCGCCTCGTCGAGAACGGCACCGCCATTCCCACCGATCCTGGGCAAACCGCCAAATTACGGAGCGCCTGA
- a CDS encoding efflux RND transporter periplasmic adaptor subunit: MSDKPSQIDLSQLAVDRGAPAGRTAVKGKRGWFAKYVLPFGILAGFAGLFGWAARDSFLPAQSITITPVVVSRAEVKQEGTPLFQAAGWVEPRPTPVMASALASGVIEEMFVIEGQHVKQGEPVARLIDADARLALAEARAAQALQEAEVSRAEATLAAAQANYSQPNELQAALAEAAAKLNETEVAISNLPFTIETAKSRLLLAKENARRKELAGQAISGRVLREAIAELAAAENTVAELIAREPKLAAQAESQRKKRDALEEQLRLLTNETRAVAEAEANHAAAKARLDQTRLRVEAAELTLERMVVRSPIDGCVLSLDARPGQWLSGVGSSQGTSAVVGLYDPNRLQVRVDVRLEDVPRVLIGQSALIETAALGSPIDGEVISITTIADIQKNTLQVKVAVKDPPAVIKPEMLGKVTFLALPSPVAESGPSESPLKLFVPQQLVTMSESGVSLWVVNLSDKVAERRAVEVGHGATEGGLVEITNGLQPTDKLIVAGRESVTEGTRIRVSGEDRTLAGGGHSSQRSQPAARTAQAM; the protein is encoded by the coding sequence ATGTCAGATAAACCGTCACAAATCGATCTCAGCCAACTGGCGGTAGACCGCGGCGCGCCCGCGGGCCGAACAGCCGTCAAGGGCAAGCGGGGTTGGTTCGCGAAGTACGTATTGCCCTTCGGCATCCTGGCGGGCTTCGCGGGACTCTTCGGCTGGGCCGCAAGAGACAGCTTCTTGCCCGCTCAGTCGATCACCATCACGCCGGTGGTCGTGAGCCGCGCCGAGGTCAAGCAAGAAGGGACGCCGCTTTTTCAGGCTGCCGGGTGGGTCGAACCCCGACCGACGCCCGTGATGGCGTCGGCGCTGGCCTCTGGCGTTATCGAAGAGATGTTCGTCATCGAAGGCCAGCACGTTAAACAAGGCGAGCCCGTTGCCCGGCTGATCGACGCCGACGCCCGACTAGCTCTCGCCGAAGCACGAGCCGCGCAGGCATTGCAAGAGGCGGAGGTGAGTCGCGCTGAAGCCACCCTTGCCGCTGCCCAAGCAAATTATTCCCAACCGAACGAGTTGCAAGCGGCGTTAGCCGAGGCAGCGGCGAAGCTCAACGAAACCGAAGTGGCGATCAGCAATCTCCCCTTCACCATTGAGACAGCCAAGTCGCGATTACTCCTTGCGAAAGAGAATGCGAGACGTAAGGAATTGGCCGGGCAAGCCATCTCGGGTCGCGTGCTACGAGAAGCAATCGCGGAATTGGCGGCAGCAGAGAACACAGTCGCCGAGTTGATCGCCCGCGAGCCCAAGCTGGCGGCCCAGGCCGAGTCGCAACGAAAGAAGCGGGACGCCCTCGAGGAACAACTGCGCCTGCTCACCAATGAAACACGAGCCGTCGCCGAAGCCGAGGCCAACCACGCCGCCGCAAAAGCACGGCTCGACCAAACCCGGCTGCGTGTCGAAGCGGCCGAACTGACGTTGGAGCGGATGGTCGTGCGCTCGCCGATCGATGGCTGCGTCCTGAGTCTGGACGCCCGTCCGGGCCAATGGCTCTCGGGGGTCGGCTCGTCCCAAGGCACGAGCGCCGTGGTCGGGCTCTACGATCCCAATCGCTTACAAGTCAGGGTGGACGTGCGACTGGAAGACGTGCCGCGGGTGCTGATAGGGCAATCGGCGCTGATCGAAACCGCCGCCCTTGGCTCACCAATCGATGGCGAAGTGATCTCGATCACGACGATTGCTGACATCCAGAAAAACACGCTGCAAGTGAAAGTTGCGGTCAAAGACCCACCCGCGGTCATCAAGCCGGAGATGCTGGGCAAAGTCACTTTCCTGGCGCTCCCCTCGCCCGTGGCCGAGAGCGGACCGAGCGAGTCACCACTGAAGCTCTTTGTCCCGCAGCAGCTCGTGACTATGAGCGAGAGCGGGGTAAGCTTGTGGGTCGTGAACTTGAGCGACAAAGTCGCGGAGCGACGAGCGGTCGAAGTGGGGCATGGCGCCACCGAGGGTGGGCTGGTCGAGATCACCAATGGCCTCCAACCAACCGACAAGCTGATCGTCGCCGGTCGCGAGTCGGTCACCGAGGGAACGCGTATCCGCGTCTCGGGCGAAGACCGCACGCTGGCGGGGGGCGGCCATAGCTCACAACGCAGTCAGCCCGCTGCTCGAACCGCCCAAGCCATGTAG
- a CDS encoding ABC transporter permease, with product MLGQRLLPWDYGVRNLFRRPSRSALTLGGLTIVVLLVLVVVGFIRGLEQSLAATGNPNVVLVYALSSGADIENSSIPGRTPALLSASVDGVRRRHGVEYVSPELYLGTRVATAGMSEPGMGLVRGVTTAAPLVRGQVQLAEGAWPQRGEVMVGRLAHSKLSAAKEDLAVGGKVTFDGQSWTISGVFKAAGSAFESEIWAPLEELQTVLKRQDLSMVAVSMESVDGVADVDLFCRERIDLELKAVAESSYYASMQKHYKPVRMLGWVVVALVAGSGIFAGLNTMYGAVVGRIRELATLQALGFRRRAILLTLVQEATLLACAAAILACVAGIWLVDGTAVRFTMGAFMLSVDSVGIAVACGVAALLGVVGALPPAVKAMRLPVVEAIKSI from the coding sequence ATGCTCGGTCAAAGACTACTGCCCTGGGACTACGGCGTGCGGAACCTGTTCCGCCGTCCGTCGCGGAGCGCGCTCACTCTCGGCGGGCTGACCATCGTCGTGCTGCTCGTGCTGGTCGTGGTCGGCTTCATCCGCGGCCTCGAACAGTCGCTTGCCGCGACCGGCAACCCCAACGTGGTGCTGGTCTACGCGCTCTCATCGGGCGCCGATATCGAGAACTCGTCGATCCCCGGGCGAACCCCCGCACTGCTGTCGGCGAGCGTCGATGGCGTTCGTCGTCGGCACGGCGTGGAGTACGTTTCCCCCGAGCTGTACCTGGGGACACGGGTCGCGACGGCCGGCATGTCGGAACCCGGCATGGGTTTGGTCCGGGGGGTGACGACCGCCGCGCCGCTGGTCCGCGGCCAAGTGCAGCTCGCTGAAGGGGCCTGGCCGCAGCGTGGTGAGGTGATGGTGGGCCGCCTGGCGCACTCCAAGCTCAGCGCGGCCAAAGAGGACCTGGCGGTCGGCGGCAAGGTCACATTCGACGGCCAAAGCTGGACGATCAGCGGCGTGTTCAAAGCGGCCGGGTCGGCGTTTGAGTCGGAGATCTGGGCGCCGCTGGAAGAGCTGCAGACGGTGCTGAAAAGGCAAGACCTGAGCATGGTCGCTGTCAGTATGGAATCGGTGGACGGCGTCGCGGATGTCGATCTGTTCTGCCGCGAACGGATCGACTTAGAACTGAAGGCCGTCGCCGAGAGCTCCTACTACGCTTCCATGCAAAAGCATTACAAGCCGGTCCGCATGCTGGGCTGGGTGGTGGTCGCTTTGGTGGCCGGCTCGGGAATCTTTGCGGGGCTCAACACGATGTACGGCGCGGTGGTTGGCCGGATACGCGAGTTGGCGACGCTCCAAGCGCTCGGCTTCCGTCGCCGCGCCATCCTGCTCACGCTCGTTCAGGAAGCAACCCTGTTGGCTTGTGCGGCGGCCATCTTGGCTTGTGTCGCCGGGATCTGGCTGGTCGATGGGACGGCGGTCCGATTCACGATGGGCGCGTTCATGCTCTCGGTCGACAGCGTCGGCATCGCGGTGGCCTGCGGGGTCGCGGCGCTGCTGGGGGTGGTCGGCGCTCTCCCGCCCGCCGTCAAGGCGATGCGGCTCCCGGTGGTCGAGGCCATCAAGTCGATATAG
- a CDS encoding cation transporter, producing MHMNRHRLNCLIASIAVSALATNAAALAAPSGTAVRQVQIVDEAMCCAGCARKVSGQLYATRGVREVGVDMESRTLTVSLPEPTPAMLGRLWHAVERGNGTPTKLITSEATYTLVRPELDPAKQQAPAAEPLAIAINNLHCQDCANKIARQLYALKGVTKVSVDMQRGMLFLETSRGTRLSPWALIDATAKANERPLAVFGGHGKLTIEWATEAPSKDHQQAQQLRTGGYQR from the coding sequence ATGCACATGAATCGCCACCGATTGAACTGCTTAATCGCGAGCATCGCCGTCAGCGCTCTTGCGACCAACGCAGCCGCACTCGCCGCCCCGTCGGGGACGGCTGTTCGCCAGGTGCAGATCGTCGATGAGGCCATGTGCTGCGCCGGGTGCGCACGCAAGGTGTCGGGCCAGCTCTACGCCACCCGCGGCGTACGGGAAGTGGGTGTCGACATGGAGTCACGCACGCTGACCGTGTCACTCCCCGAACCGACTCCGGCGATGCTTGGGCGGCTCTGGCACGCCGTTGAAAGAGGCAACGGGACACCGACGAAGCTGATCACCTCCGAGGCGACCTACACGCTGGTCCGCCCCGAACTCGACCCGGCGAAACAGCAGGCGCCCGCCGCTGAACCGCTCGCGATCGCGATCAACAACCTGCATTGCCAAGACTGCGCCAACAAGATCGCCAGGCAGCTCTACGCGCTCAAGGGCGTCACGAAGGTCAGCGTCGATATGCAACGGGGCATGCTTTTCTTGGAAACCAGTCGCGGCACCCGCCTTTCGCCCTGGGCATTGATCGACGCCACCGCGAAAGCCAACGAGCGACCATTAGCCGTCTTTGGCGGTCACGGAAAACTGACGATCGAGTGGGCGACCGAGGCGCCCTCCAAGGACCATCAACAAGCCCAACAACTCCGTACCGGAGGATACCAACGATGA
- a CDS encoding type II toxin-antitoxin system TacA family antitoxin → MLDEKKTARLEARLPAEVHTLLKEAADLQGRSLSDFVVASAREAAEEAIARSNEIRLTQAEQKRFAEAILNPPPVAPALRKAMKNRERLLDLA, encoded by the coding sequence ATGCTCGACGAAAAGAAGACCGCCCGGCTCGAAGCACGACTTCCCGCCGAGGTGCACACCCTGCTCAAGGAAGCGGCCGACCTGCAGGGCCGCAGCCTGAGCGACTTCGTGGTCGCCTCGGCCCGCGAGGCCGCCGAGGAGGCGATCGCCCGGAGCAACGAGATCCGGCTCACCCAGGCGGAGCAGAAACGCTTCGCCGAGGCGATCCTCAACCCGCCTCCGGTGGCGCCGGCGCTCCGCAAGGCGATGAAGAACCGCGAGCGTCTGCTGGACCTCGCATGA
- a CDS encoding GNAT family N-acetyltransferase produces MSPEPFRLELLARHDRTAFDCGVPELNAYFHTRVGQDVKRHYATCFVAVDKQDERVAGYYTLSMGSVGLGDLPESLVKKLPRYPQAPVARLGRLAVDLNFQGQKLGGVLLADAVCRVAQSEVAAYAVVVDAKDISATRFYEHFGFLKLGRDPRTLFLPLSTAVKKLGGN; encoded by the coding sequence ATGAGCCCAGAACCGTTCCGGCTTGAACTGTTGGCTAGGCACGATCGCACTGCTTTCGATTGCGGCGTGCCGGAGCTGAACGCCTACTTTCACACGCGGGTCGGCCAGGACGTCAAACGCCACTACGCCACCTGCTTTGTCGCCGTGGACAAGCAAGACGAGCGTGTCGCCGGCTACTACACGCTCTCGATGGGGAGTGTCGGCCTCGGTGATCTGCCGGAGAGCCTTGTGAAGAAGCTCCCGCGCTACCCTCAGGCGCCGGTCGCACGGCTGGGACGCTTGGCCGTCGACTTGAATTTCCAAGGTCAGAAACTGGGGGGCGTCTTGCTGGCGGACGCCGTCTGCCGGGTCGCCCAATCCGAGGTCGCCGCGTACGCGGTCGTCGTCGACGCCAAAGACATTAGCGCCACGCGGTTCTACGAGCACTTCGGCTTCCTCAAGCTAGGGCGGGATCCCAGGACACTGTTCTTGCCGCTGAGCACGGCGGTCAAGAAGCTCGGCGGAAATTAG
- a CDS encoding ArdC family protein: protein MARKQSTNKKPRRDLYQEITDRILGLLDRGVVPWRNPIRRQGGGGWPKNLTTDKRYRGVNVFLLAVTAFERGFGSDYWLTFRQAKQNGGSIRKGEKASLVTFWKLYDKTDAESGEEFKLPVLRHYNVFNAEQCEGIEAPDVLPADPGASSFDPLPACDEIVAGYANGPTIEHRVGPARYLPSQDRVLIPDPSAFETQEAYFGVLYHEFTHSVGHSTRLDRGLDNPEATPAPFGSAEYGKEELIAEMGAAFLAAVGGISPPTIEQSASYIDNWKKQIAGDTRMVVTAAAAAQKSADWILGETFGDVASDKPTPPTPRDFPAPDPS from the coding sequence ATGGCGCGGAAGCAATCGACCAACAAAAAGCCACGGCGGGACCTCTACCAAGAGATCACCGACCGGATCCTCGGTCTCCTCGATCGGGGCGTCGTGCCGTGGCGAAACCCGATCCGCCGGCAAGGTGGCGGCGGCTGGCCTAAGAACCTCACCACCGACAAGCGTTACCGTGGGGTCAATGTCTTCTTGCTCGCCGTCACGGCTTTCGAGCGCGGCTTCGGTTCCGACTACTGGCTGACTTTTCGCCAAGCAAAGCAAAACGGCGGATCAATCCGCAAGGGAGAGAAGGCCTCGCTCGTCACGTTCTGGAAACTCTACGACAAAACGGACGCTGAGAGCGGTGAGGAGTTCAAGCTGCCGGTGCTCCGCCATTACAACGTGTTCAATGCCGAGCAGTGCGAGGGGATCGAGGCGCCAGACGTGTTGCCGGCTGATCCCGGCGCTTCTTCGTTCGATCCGCTCCCGGCGTGTGATGAGATCGTAGCGGGCTACGCCAACGGACCCACCATCGAGCATCGTGTCGGTCCGGCGCGGTACCTCCCATCGCAAGATCGCGTCTTGATACCAGACCCGTCGGCGTTCGAGACACAAGAAGCCTATTTTGGGGTGCTCTACCATGAATTCACTCACTCGGTCGGCCACTCCACCCGACTCGACCGGGGTTTGGATAATCCCGAGGCGACCCCCGCGCCGTTCGGATCGGCGGAGTACGGCAAGGAAGAGCTGATCGCCGAGATGGGTGCGGCCTTCTTGGCGGCAGTGGGCGGGATCAGCCCACCGACCATCGAGCAGTCCGCGTCGTACATCGACAACTGGAAAAAGCAGATCGCGGGCGATACGCGGATGGTGGTGACCGCCGCGGCAGCCGCCCAGAAATCAGCCGACTGGATCCTTGGCGAAACGTTTGGGGACGTAGCCTCCGATAAGCCGACCCCGCCGACCCCGAGAGACTTTCCTGCTCCTGATCCGTCGTAG